The genomic window CATCCGGGCACCGGCCACGGGCTCACTAAAGGCAGCCATGCACAGCTGCTGTGTCACCTATCCCTCTTGGAGACATGCCCAGATGGTCCTCAGTGCCCACTGCCCACACCAAGCTCTCACTGTGCTTCCCAAGGTCGTCCCGGAAGGCACTGGTGGGCAGAGCTGCCTGTCAAAGCCCATCCTGCTGGCCCAGACCAGGGACTCTGGGAGCAAGTGTGTGCCCAGCCTGCAGATGGGAGGTGCCtcctctcccctgtcccctgcACCCTCAGCCGGGTGGGCGACCGCTCTCCTTTGGGGCTCAGGGGGCACCCACCTTGAGCTTGTACTTGTTGGAGGTCGATTTCCGCGTGCTGGCCATCCCCGATGGGCCCAGGCCCTGCTTCAGGTCATGCATGGTGACAAGCTGGCTGGCTGTGAGGGGACAGCAGCAGTACTTTGGAATACAGGAGGAcgtttctccccacccctccctggtgTGCTGGCCAGCAGCGCCCTGGAGCGACCCCTTGGGGAGCCCCACCGCACCCCGCAGTCCAGATGCCCACCTTCCTCGCGTCTCTGTGAGGGCAAATCAGCCCCGATCCCACAGGGCGAGCAGAGGCACTTACGCATCTTTTTGACGGTGATGGGAAGGCTGTAGTTGTAGGTGCTGCGCTTGGCCTTGACAGGCATGTCACTCGGGGCATAACCTGTAGGCGAGGAAGGGCATGTCGGGCGCAAGGAGGCAAAGAGCCCCTTCTTGCAAACAAAACTGGCTTTGCACTAATGGCGCACCAGGGTTCCCCGGGGCCGGCTCCTGAGAAAGGGATGCCAGGGCCCCCGCACCAGTTGCCAGCAGGCCCCATTCCAGGGCCAGCCACACAGGACTGCAGGTAGTGGGACTGGCCCAGGGGCTGGACGCGTACGGGGCGCCCGGACCCCACCGCAGGAGCAGGAAGCAAGTGGAGTAACTGAGTGGGTGAAGAACGGGTTCAGCAGCTTGAGGGCCAACGGTGGAGCCAGGACTCAAGCTGGGACCCTCATTTCTACGCTATTCTGCAAACACCTCACCAAGGAGCAAAGGCTTTTTCGTCTTCACCACATGGATTCATTCTTATTCCAAAAGAGAATGCTAGCAGCAGAAAGcaattaagagagagaaagatagaaagaCATCGTTTTAGTAATTTTTACCGTATTTCATTCCACAACGGATTCGGAAATCAAGGACTTGATAAATCTTGGCGTCTGGGTTTTTTCGGGGATCGTACCCATATCGGATCCACAGGCTTCTCCAGGGACCTGTTATCTGGAGACAAAAGGCAGGAGTGTGAAGTGGGGCCAAGGCCAGTCCCTGGCTCCCTCAGGGATGCAGGCCCGGGGCGAGGGAGCTGAACACCCCGAGAGTTGGGGACACAGCTCTGGaaccccaccccagctctgccctgtgcggttcttgggcaggtcacttggcctttctgagccttggtctTCCCGCTGGAGGTGAGAGGAGCCCCCTTTCCCATCGCTTCTGTGAGAATTATAAGAGGTGATGCCCCAGGAGCCTTTACCACGCctcctggcacacaggaagtgcCCAGGGAGCGTTTCCGCCATCCCAACGGGGGGTACTTCTGAGGTCCTTATGTCTAGAAAGCCAATCCTAAAAGACAGCCAGTGGCTCTCAGAAGTCTGGGGCTGGAGCACAGGAGGGATGAGCCTTCCTTGTGCCCCACCTTGTGCCCCACCCGTCATCACCGTCATGGGCACATCTCAGGCTTGCCTCCCCAGGGCTCTATGCAGGGACCCTTGGCAGGTAGGATGCCTTCCTCCAGCGCCTTTGGGAACCGCAGTAATGACACCTCATCCCCAGGCCCTTCTGGACTGAGTCCAAGGTGGAtctgcccctcctacccccaccccgaCTCAGCCCAGGTAGAATGAGCCAAGGCTGGTggccctggggttggggggcCTGGATTCTGCAGCCTAACAGGCTGGGGTCCCAAGTGGTTCTGTCACATGCTGGCTAGAGGACCTTGGCACATCaagtcacctctctgagccccggCTCTGCCTCAGAGATAAGAAGAGAATCCTGCTGCCACCCCccagggaggggaaaaaggaTGTAATAGGTGCACAGCACTTAACCCAGCACCTGGCCCTTAGAACGTTCTTAATGTGAGATcgtttaaaaatgtataatccctggggcgcctgggtggctcagtcgttcagcgtctgccttcggctcaggtgatgatcccagggtcctgggatcgagccccgcatcgggctccctgctcagcaggaggcctgcttctccctctcccgctccccctgcttgtgttccctctcgctgtgtctctctctgtcaaataaataaataaaatcttctaaaaaaaaaaaaagtataatcccTTTATTTAAAAGTTACATAATTATTCTTTAATCCTAAAATCATTCCAGTACGGTCAGCATTACTAGGAGGCTGTGGAGGGCCTTCCTAGGGCTGTAATAAGCcgcctcgggggggggggggtggggtaccGGGACAGGGCCACCTGCTCTTGCTGTAGCTCTGACAGGTCAGATTAGCAATCAGGGCGACCCTGGTGGGAACCAAGGCAAGAGGCTGGGCACTCACCATGTAATAGGCCACGAAGGGCAGCAAAACCTTGAGTTTGTCAGGGTGGACGCTGATGTTGGCCTTGACAGCGTTTCGTGACCAGATGGGACGGATTTCAAACAGCTGGGGAGGCAAGGCAGAGACTGAAATGAGCACCAGCAGCTTCCCGCCTGCCTGGCTCAAATTCTCCAGCATGGTCTGGTCCCCAGCAGACCCTTCGGGAGAGGAGCTGGTGGAGAGCAGGGCAAGGAGCAGCCTCTAGGAACTGCTGCACCCACTCACTGGTCCCTGCCTTCTGAAGCGGGGACTGCACACCCAGCCTGGGTCAGGTGTGGCTGCAGGGCCTGGGCATCCTGAAATGACCACAAAGGACACGGTCTCTCTCCTCATGCAGCTCACAAAACAGTCGGGGAGACAGACGACCAAAGGAGCCAGAGCAGGGCCAAGAGGGGGACATGCCAGAGTTCTGGGACCCCGAGCCCCAACCTAGAGGGTGAAGTCTCAGTTGGGATGTCGTGGAGGCCAAAGGGGACAGCCTGGCCCAAGGGAGGACtgcaggaggccagtgtggctagagCGTGGGCAGGGGCCGGGGGGCCAGGCCAGGGACTGGGCTGTGTCTGGAGGACTAGCAGGGCCCTCAGATAGTGGTCCCCCATGGCTCCCCTCCAGTGACCAGTGACTGCTGGAAAATCGGTCAGGTGTCCACACAGTCTCTTTAAGaaataacccccccccccccccccccccccccgccgccaagGGAACAGTCGGCTTCAGCAAGGGCGGAGGCGAGCCTCCGTGAGTAGCAACGTGGCCTCCCTGAGAACCTGCCGTCCATGCCTGTGCAGGCATGAGCAACAGAGGCCCCCGCTGGCTCCTCTCAGGACCCGCCGTCCGGGGGGCAGGCGGAAGGCTGCTCTGTCCCCTCCAGCACTAACGGGATAAAGCATCAGGGGGCATACGGTAGGTCCTCCATCTGGTTTCTTGCCACCAGTGATGGATAAATGAAAGCTTCCTGAACCCCAGAGCTCCACTGTGAGGTCACGAGCAGACAATGCACTGATCGCTTCCCACCCCTAAGGGACCTCTCAAGAAAATTCTAAGAAGTATCTTCAACCTTGGGAATGTAGGGCTTATACCGGCGTGGCTTTGAGACGGGACATCTGGAGCTGAAACGTTCCCATGTGCCGATGAGCCGGTTTTAAAAAGTCAGTACAGCCATCTGCAGAGCGAGGGAAGGGCCCCGCTGGGTAAACGGGAGGTGGTCAGTGCAGAGGAGGGCCCCGGGCTCGGGCTCACCTTCCTCAGCTCCTCCTCCACCCTCCGGTCCATGGGGTTGGTGGAGATCCTCCTCCACGTCTGGACTGCAGCCTCCAGCGGCTGCGTGGGCACCTCATCATCCTCAAAGTTGACAAAGATGGCGTTGTGGGGGCGCCGGGCCCTGCTCAGGCCGATCAGGTTCTCGCCTGAGACGGGGGGGTTGTTGTAGCCTTCCCTGGGgcagagagagctggggtgggCTGGAGCACCTCCAGGAGGACCCCAGGCACAGGCCTGCTGGACCAGGCAGGGAGCCCACGAGTGGGTGCCTTTCCCCGGAATCCGGGAGACGGGCTGGGGGAGAATCTTAGCACCTGTGCTCTCCAGCCGatggctgggcaggggcaggggcagtgaCTGCTGCCTACAGCTCAGAGGGGCGCTGGGGCCCGTAGCTCGCAAGCCGGAGGAAGCCAAAAGCGGTGCGGCTGTTGGTCTCACAACCGCACCGAGTCACCCAGGGCACCGGACAGCCCATGAGAAACAGAAAACCGTcaggcaggggtgggcagggggaggtgagGCGCGGGCACACAGGACACGCTCGGTCAGTTGTCAGGCAACACCCACACTTACTGACTCTGACGATTCACTGCCTTAACCCTCAAAACCACCTTAGGAGGAAGGAACCAATTTCCTACGAAGTAACTGACAGCAGCTAGAAACCTACCTAGAGTCAGAGCTTATATGGACAGGGCTGGGACTCTGGGCCCTGTGAACCCCGTCCTGCCACCCTCTGACAGAGCATGTTTGGCCCAGAAGCATCTGGACAACAGCTGCGTGAAGAGAAGACGGACATTACCGAACAGCACTGTCCTACAGCACGGGCATCAGAAATGAGGGTTCTAGTGCCAGCTGCACTCAGGCCTCTCTCTGCTGGCGCCAGGCCAAGATGCTCAGGTGGTTACCTCGTTAAGGTGGGATGTCAGGggtcctggggggctcagttggttgagtgtctgcctttggctcaggtcatgatctcagggtcctgggatcaagccccgcatcgggctctcctctcagtggggagtctgcttctccctctgcccctcccgcagcttgtgctctctctcataagtaaataaaaaaaatcttttaaacaaaaggtTGGATGTCAGAAATGTCAAGAAATGTCAAGCTTATACTAAAGCAGGGAGGACAGTCTCAAGAAGCCCCACAACCCATCGTGAGCGTCAACGATTATCACCACATGGCCAATTTCATCTGTACCCCACTGCAAACGCacgaaattattttgaaatacgttttttcacttttttaaaaaagattttttaaaaagatttattttggtcggggagggcagagggagagggagagagtcttaagcagactccgtgctagtgaagagcctgacatggggcttgatcttacaaccctgagatcacgacctgagcagaaaccaagagtcagatagatgctcaaccaactgagccacccaggcgccccttgaaatacattttaaagtatgtCCTGGACATCACACATTTTCATTCAGGTGAttcttaccttttatttatttcattcttttttctttgaggtgggaaggggcagaaggagtgggagagaaagaacccgaagcaggctccacacccaccttgaacccaaagcagggctcgatctcacgaccctgagatcgcgacctgagccaaaatcaagagtcagacgcttaaccaaatgagccactcaaGTGCACCCAGGTGATTATTaccttttaaatgtgttttcattctacCTTAATTTTTTACAAGAGTAGAAACCATCTGCCTATTTATAAAGGACACGttggaaaacaaaattacaagacGAGACCAAAGTTTGTGCCTTTTCTGTAAAGTGACCCCATTAGAAACCACCCCGAACAGGTGTGTCTGTTCTTCAAAGACATCCCCAAGACCCTGAAGAGCCCCAAGAGGGAAGGCCCTGGTGGCTCACTCCAGCCCAGGCAGCTGGGGTGGGCTGCCTGCCAGGGCCTGTCACCACAGGGAAAGGGCTCCTTGGCCGCCTCACCGACTCCCCCACTAACTTCCTCAAGGAGGAGGGACCCCTGTCaggccagcctcccagcctctccTCTGCCCACAGTCTTGCAGGAGGCTCAACTTCCCTGGACCCATGGAGGGGCCAGCAAGGCTGTGGCCCACCACCCCCCCAGGCCCAGCAGCCCTGGTGTACCCAGGAAGGCCAGCAGAGCAGAAAAATCGATAGTAGCCCTGGGAAAAAAGGCAGGTTCTTTCCATTTGCTGGAACACTGATAAACCACATGCGGAGGAAAAAAGGGCCTGTGGTCCAAGGGCAGCCAGCCTTCctcccttgtccctctcccagAGGCCGGGGAGCAGCTGCCTACAGGTCCCACGGGAGAGCGGTGACTCAGCCGCTCCAGCCCGTGCCAGGGCTCAGCAGTGCGGAGGAGTCTAGTTTCCcttacatatttttgtgtgtttctgaCTCTGAGGGGAAATAATCAAAGCATTTTAGAAATATGCAAATCATCTCTCCCCCACCTAAAACTCCTGTGCGGAGtatcacacacacagaaaaacccATCACCCCACGTGGAGGGCTTTGGCCGGGAGAGGTGCGGCCCAACCCTATCCACTTACACAGCTCTGTCATACTCTGCCCCGGGAACCACCACTCACTCCTGTGGTCAgaaagggctggggagggggccacaGATTCAACAGGCCTGAGCACTGTGAATGGAAGCTGCAGGGCGTCCTGCTTctggctggggaaactgagggaggACTGGCACCAGAAGGCACAGGGGAAGCCGGTTCTCTTGCTCGTCCTGGCAAGAGCGCAGCAGGTTCGTGTGAGAACACAAGTCCTTCCCCATGGAGGGGCACGGGGGATGCTTTCTCGAGGATGCGCTGAGAAGCTGAGGTCGGGCAGGTCGGCAAGCGGGGTAGAGGTGCCAATCGCAGAAGCTGGTGCCTCAGCTGGGCCTCCGCTGGAGCGCTCGCTCTACTTTGGGCTGTGTTTGGAACTCTCCgtatttttttaagggaagagaaCAATACACCTTCTCCTTAGGATCAAATCTAAGCCCCTCACCGTGGTCTGTGAGACCTATCGCTCTCCCAGGCTCCCTCTTCAACCACTCCCTTGCAGGCGCCAGTCCCCTGATCTAGAATGTTCTCCCCGGATTTTCACATGCCCGGCTCTGTCATCGCTCAGGTCTGTTTCAAATGTCAGCCCCTCTGAGGGCCCTGAGCCCTCACCTCACTCACTGCCCCTTACGACCCACACCCCTTTTATCTCCTCTAAGACATGCATCTGGCCGCGGGTCCACTGCTCACGCCTGGTTCACTCAtgctccctccagctccccaccTAGCCCAGCGCGGACCTCATCCGTTCTCGGCCGACGCAGGGCCCCAAGGAGTGCCCCGGGGCCATGACCCGCGGTCAGCACGTGTTGATGAACACATTTAGTGAGGAAAGGGAGCactcccatcctcccaccctctaCAGACAACTGCTCTGGGCCCCATCTTCCAGATTTTTCTAGGGTCCTATTGTCACGCCAcgatttacttttatttcacaGAATGTGCTCCTACACCTGCTTTTTTCATAGAGGAGGGTACCCAGGGCAAGTGCCACATCAATCCACGAGCCTGCTCTCACACGCTGCATGGTGTTCCCTGGCCTAGAAAGGCCATAAGTTCATTAGCCACATCCCAATTCACGGACTTGTTTACTCTCTCAAGCTCTGCCAGGCACTCACCGTTCTAAGTATTTCAAGGTACATACTTTTGGGCATGAGTCTTCCGAGTCTTAAGGTGACATCCCGACTCCCCCTCCGTAGAGTGGGAGCTTTGAGCAAGGTCTACGTCACCGGGTACGCTGCCTCTGGGAGCACAGGAGCCACGGGCCTGCAAAGCCAGCAGAACTAACTGCCTGACTCAGGAGTGGCAGAGTTGAGCCTGGGACCCAGGACCTCTGACCACAGAGCCCTGGCTCTGAACCCTGATGCtacagtgggggtggaggggcttACCGGTGCTGTGTCTCTGGTCGATAGAAATAGTCCACTGGGGTGTCCAGCCGAGagaagatgggtggggggatgtagAGCGGCAGCTCTTGGTGGAAGAAACTCTCCTTCTCAGGCTTGAGCATGAGCACTTTGTCATACATGGACATGTGCCTGCCGCCAGCCTCCGTGTGCACGGCCAAGTACTGGAAGTCGGACATTCCTGGAAAGAGGCGGCCAGATGGCAGACAGCCCATTACACCCTCCCAGGAACTGGCGGCTGCTGCGCATCGACACCCACATGTTCTCGGAGGTGCCAAGGGAGCCGTGCAGCGGGCCATGGGGGTGGAAGCTGAAACAGCACCTTCGGAAATACTTCTGTGCACGCGACTCCGCGCACTTGGGAGTCtcccagaggggctgggggaggagggggcgatGTGGTGCGTGAGGGTCCAGTCTAGGTCAGCGCTTCTTGAAACACGGAGTGCACATGACTCACCTGGGACCTAGCTAAAGACTCTGGGATGCTGTACATCAGACAAGCCCCCAGTACCGGTGCTGCTGGCTGGGACGGAAGGTGAGCGGCAGGGTGCTGGCTCAAGCAGACAGATGGAAAACGCATCACGGGAAGACCTCGCCCCAGGAGGGACTGCCCTCTTTGGAGAGCACCGCATGCCACCAGAACGACTGACGTTCAAAATGCCCAGCTGAGGGGTCCCTGGCCCTGGTTTCATCCCATTCCACTTTCTAGCCCCTCTTCTCCGTCCGTGCTCTCTGCAGATTCTCTTAGAACTGCAGCTGACACTGCATTCCTAAGGCTCACTAGTAATCTACCAAGTGCCTCCTGTGTGCGCGAACTGGCCCTTTAATGGCATCCCCTAGACCCCAACCCTTCACGAGGGCCTGAGGAACCCAGGGTCCCACACTGGATGGAGAAGAGCCCGAGGCTGAGGGAAGCTGAGCACCTGCCCAAACAAACTGGCTCTTTCTTACTTACCCGCCCCACCACACCCCTTACCACCACTCACTGGGGTTCCCTATGGGCAGCAAACTGATTGAGGAGCCCATGGGAGACACCCAGTTGGCTAAGAGTTCAAAGGAACATGAGGTCCCAAGAGGCTGAGGTGATCTGGGAAGGCTTCAGAGGTAAGGCAAGACTAGCACCAGTCAAGACTCAGAGAAGGTTCCAAAACACTGAGGGTCAAGAATTGGAGACCTGCTAACCGGTTTTATTTGGCCCCACATGATGGCCTTAAAAATTAGGGGATTATTCACAGAACGTCAGCTTTTCGTAAGAATGCAGAAGATGGAGCAGCAATGAGCCCCCCATCCACTGAGAACTGTTGcatagagggagaaacaggtgcCTCTTGGATGGGGCCTGGACTGTCCCACTCTGctcaccccctgcccctcatTCCTGGGCACAGATTGTCCCCCTTCACTGCGTGGATGACCCACAGAGCACCTGCAGGAATGTAGACACAGGTCCTAAAATAATCCAACGCAGTAAGTTGCAGTTACCTTGAAATTTGTAAATGGTGGAGATGGTGCCAAGTATCTCTATGTCAAATGTGACCTCGGGGTGGGGCTCAGGCCCCGGCACCTCCCTCTGCCGCCTGGTCTTCCTCCTGATCCGGAGCAGCAGGCTGCTGGTACTGAAGCGGTTGGCGCACACTGGGTGGCAGTAAGGGTCCTTGGGCCGGAAGTACAGCTCCAGCCTCTTGGTGGGGTCTGCGTAGATCTGTGGCGAGGCCAAGGAAGACAGTGACCAGTGGGTAGCTAAGTGGCTGGCAGAGAGCTGTCTCTTGCTCCACAAAAGCCTGATGGTGACTCAGCTGACAAGGGGAGGTCAGGGGGCTCATGGTTCATTCTGAGCTTTTAATTCTCAAAAGACCCATTTTTCGAACCCCGGTATCTTAGTTTTTATCTAGTAGAGAAAATGAGGATAGTCTCCTCCTTCTAAGAGGCTGGAAAGCTAGAGACGATAACCGCCAGCTAAGTAGAGCACCCCCACCCAAGTGCCCGTCCAGTGCGGGGACTCATGCGCCTCCTGTGGCAACGTTCCATGGCGGTGTTCTGATGCCCAAGTCCTCCACGCAGGGACCGAGGCCGGCGGGCAGGGTGGCTTGTCTCCACCTTCCTACCCGAGGCGCCACCTGCCCCAAGGGTCTTGCTATTCAGTCTCCCGTGCAAATGTTTCCAAGTCTGAAGGAACTGAAATCAATTAGTAACAAGCACTTTGGCTCTGACTAGCTGTCACTTATCCTTTTCAAGCCTTTGCTCCTTCTCCTTAAAATGGAGATACGAACAGTACCTACTCACGGGATTCTAacaatgattaaatgaatgattGAACTGTTGAATATGCAACACGCTGTCTGGTGTCTAACTCGTGGTGAACACTCTACACAAGTCACGCACCCACAAGTGCTTGCCCCGCACAGAGTAGGAGGGACACAGTAAGAGTCAGCTGTGTGCACATGAAAGCCCAACAATGCTCACGGGGCCAAGAGCATCTGCCTTCTAGCTTGCTGGCTCCCCAATACTAAGGACACAGCCTGGCCCTTAGGAGATGCTCAGGAAACATCGAATGAAAGAAGGTTAAAAGGAGCCCCAACCTTCAGGAATCCCTTCTCACGAGACACAGATCTATGAGATCGTGAGGCTGGGAATAACCCCAGCTGCGGGCCTGGCAGAGAAGGTGCACAAGCAGCAGGAATGGTATGAATCAATGGCCAGTCTCTTCCAAAAGGCTCACACTGTAGTCGGATACAAATATCCCTGGGGTTAGTGAGAGCAAGGGTCCTGTCAATGCCGAGGTAGAGTCaggataaaagaacaaaacaagactAACTGGGCCTCTATAGCATCCTGTGCTTAATGACAGGTTTTCAATATTCATTAAGCATGAGGAAGCAGCAGGTAAGAGTTCAGACTTCAGGGGGGAGACATGCATGAGTTCAAATCCCCACTGTAGCACGTGAGAGTTTGTTTGACCCAACTTTTCCTACCTGAGTCTTCAtctgaaaaaagggaaaaatgggggtgggagggagggggtggctgggtgatagacagtggggagggtatgtgctatggcgagtgctgtgaattgtgcaagactgttgaatcacagacctgtacctctgaaacaaataatgcaatatatgttaagaaaaaaaaaaaaagaagatagcaggaggggaagaatgaaggggggggaatcggagggggaaacgaaccatgagagacgatggactctgaaaaacaaactgagggttctagaggggaggggggtggggggatgggttagcctggtgatgggtattaaagagggcacgttctgcgtggagcactgggtgttacgcacaaacaatgaatcatggaacactacatccaaaactaatgacgtaatgtatggtgattaacataacaataaaaaatttaaagataaaaaaggggaaaaatggtaCCTAACTCCctaggttgttgtgaggatctaGTCATGCATAtgacaaatattttggaaaaaggcACTATTAAAGATGTTAGGACTGCAGGAGTAAACGAGAGACAAGGtcctgctctcatggagtttacaaGCTGAGAGCAAGCGGCCAAGACAGacaataaaatgtgttaaaacaTAACTTCAGATTGGAATTAACAGGtcggggctcccgggtggctcagttggttaagcatctgcctttggctcgggtcatgatcctggaggtcctgggatcaagccactgctcagccgggagcctgcttctacccaccccccgccctccccccatgcacgctctctctcaaataaataaagtctttaaaaaaagggaattcaTAGATCGAGAAGGCAGATACAAACTACTAGAGGCCACTTTGATTAGGGTAGTCAGAGGACTCCCTATGGAAGAGACATTTCAAGATCTGGTGCATGTAAATCACTTCCCCTGAGCCTTGCACCAGGTAAGAAGtcatcccaggggcgcctgggtggctcagttggttaagcgact from Zalophus californianus isolate mZalCal1 chromosome 13, mZalCal1.pri.v2, whole genome shotgun sequence includes these protein-coding regions:
- the GTF3C5 gene encoding general transcription factor 3C polypeptide 5 isoform X2; translation: MAAAAATAAADAGPGIAVPVDLRRERRMVCVEYPGVVRDVSKMLRTLGGEEGVSRIYADPTKRLELYFRPKDPYCHPVCANRFSTSSLLLRIRRKTRRQREVPGPEPHPEVTFDIEILGTISTIYKFQGMSDFQYLAVHTEAGGRHMSMYDKVLMLKPEKESFFHQELPLYIPPPIFSRLDTPVDYFYRPETQHREGYNNPPVSGENLIGLSRARRPHNAIFVNFEDDEVPTQPLEAAVQTWRRISTNPMDRRVEEELRKLFEIRPIWSRNAVKANISVHPDKLKVLLPFVAYYMITGPWRSLWIRYGYDPRKNPDAKIYQVLDFRIRCGMKYGYAPSDMPVKAKRSTYNYSLPITVKKMPSQLVTMHDLKQGLGPSGMASTRKSTSNKYKLKDSVYVFREGALPPYRQMFYQLCDLNVEELQRIIHRNDGAENCCTERDGWCLPKTSDDLRDTMSLMIRQTIRSKRPALFSSPAKADRGQEPLTYESGAEEEEEEEEEEDFKPSDGSDNEMETEILDYV
- the GTF3C5 gene encoding general transcription factor 3C polypeptide 5 isoform X1, translating into MAAAAATAAADAGPGIAVPVDLRRERRMVCVEYPGVVRDVSKMLRTLGGEEGVSRIYADPTKRLELYFRPKDPYCHPVCANRFSTSSLLLRIRRKTRRQREVPGPEPHPEVTFDIEILGTISTIYKFQGMSDFQYLAVHTEAGGRHMSMYDKVLMLKPEKESFFHQELPLYIPPPIFSRLDTPVDYFYRPETQHREGYNNPPVSGENLIGLSRARRPHNAIFVNFEDDEVPTQPLEAAVQTWRRISTNPMDRRVEEELRKLFEIRPIWSRNAVKANISVHPDKLKVLLPFVAYYMITGPWRSLWIRYGYDPRKNPDAKIYQVLDFRIRCGMKYGYAPSDMPVKAKRSTYNYSLPITVKKMPSQLVTMHDLKQGLGPSGMASTRKSTSNKYKLKDSVYVFREGALPPYRQMFYQLCDLNVEELQRIIHRNDGAENCCTERDGWCLPKTSDDLRDTMSLMIRQTIRSKRPDSTELTGVGALSLVWDPAPSENLLEALDPVPRKKHSHSTSCTLSGPLGPVKPPSLLCGSGLQSCWLPYCPAVLVNAVGCQAPRPSVLPQAASLGPEPRHAS